One Rhizoctonia solani chromosome 2, complete sequence DNA segment encodes these proteins:
- a CDS encoding Membrane magnesium transporter, producing the protein MHHSTMSSAGKGILLLAILGLLHAAYSAYEHLSLLKALDRPSRVPIDIAIESILAFAVFLFGVSLSSSELKEISWASEMRYRKIDDVHSRLGFASFNHRGKQLYGGKAPAE; encoded by the exons ATGCATCACTCGACCATGAGCTCGGCGGGAAAGGGTATACTACTGCTGGCTATACTAGGATTATTGCATG CTGCGTACTCGGCCTATGAAC ACCTATCATTACTTAAAGCTCTAGACCGGCCTTCGCGGGTTCCAATCGAC ATTGCCATCGAATCAATCCTCGCATTCGCCGTGTTTTTATTCGGCGTGTCACTCTCTTCATCTGAGCTCAAGGAGATCTCATGGGCCAGCGAAATGCGCTACAG AAAAATAGACGATGTCCACTCGCGTCTTGGCTTTGCTTCGTTCAATCACCGTGGAAAACAATTGTACGGCGGCAAAGCACCAGCAGAGTGA